The following proteins come from a genomic window of Corallococcus sp. NCRR:
- the prfB gene encoding peptide chain release factor 2 (programmed frameshift) gives MANDSMEKIQALKERLNALRGHLDLDRKRSRIALIERDSTQPDFWNDNTKAQGLLKEKSTLEASVGAFDKTMRGLDDAQTLLELAAEMNDEASAQEAEGTLASLEGEVAKLELARMLSGPQDRSNCFMDINAGAGGTDSMDWAAMLLRMYTRYGETKGWKVELSDEVPGEEAGFKNVSLRIEGENAYGYLKAEVGVHRLVRISPFDANARRQTAFASVDVYPEVDDSIQIDLPEKDIELKFIRGGGAGGQKVNKTSSTAQLRHLPTGIIITCQTERSQSANKDMAFKILRGRLYELEMKKREAERDAAEAAKKDISFGSQIRSYVLAPYRMVKDLRTGVETGNVDKVLDGDLEEFVTAQLLGVKNPNRNASAD, from the exons ATGGCGAACGATTCGATGGAGAAGATCCAGGCCCTGAAGGAGCGCCTCAACGCGCTCCGGGGGCATCTT GACCTCGACCGCAAGCGGTCCCGCATCGCGCTGATTGAACGTGACTCCACGCAGCCCGACTTCTGGAACGACAACACCAAGGCCCAGGGCCTGCTGAAGGAGAAGTCCACGCTGGAGGCCAGCGTGGGCGCCTTCGACAAGACGATGCGCGGGCTGGACGACGCGCAGACGCTGCTGGAGCTGGCGGCGGAGATGAACGACGAGGCGAGCGCCCAGGAGGCCGAAGGCACACTCGCGTCGCTGGAGGGCGAGGTCGCGAAGCTGGAGCTGGCGCGGATGCTCTCCGGGCCGCAGGACCGCAGCAACTGCTTCATGGACATCAACGCGGGCGCGGGCGGCACGGACTCCATGGATTGGGCCGCCATGCTCCTGCGCATGTACACCCGCTACGGCGAGACCAAGGGCTGGAAGGTCGAGCTCAGCGACGAGGTGCCGGGCGAAGAGGCGGGATTCAAGAACGTCTCCCTGCGCATCGAGGGCGAGAACGCCTACGGCTACCTCAAGGCGGAAGTGGGCGTGCACCGGCTCGTGCGCATCAGCCCCTTCGACGCCAACGCGCGCCGCCAGACGGCGTTCGCCTCCGTGGACGTGTACCCGGAGGTCGACGACAGCATCCAGATCGACCTGCCGGAGAAGGACATCGAGCTGAAGTTCATCCGCGGCGGCGGCGCGGGTGGACAGAAGGTCAACAAAACGTCGTCCACGGCGCAGCTGCGCCACCTGCCCACCGGCATCATCATCACCTGCCAGACGGAGCGCTCGCAGTCGGCCAACAAGGACATGGCCTTCAAGATCCTGCGCGGCCGCCTGTACGAGCTGGAGATGAAGAAGCGCGAGGCCGAGCGCGACGCGGCGGAGGCGGCGAAGAAGGACATCTCCTTCGGCTCACAGATCCGCAGCTACGTGCTGGCGCCGTACCGCATGGTCAAGGACCTGCGCACCGGCGTGGAGACGGGCAACGTGGACAAGGTGCTGGACGGTGACCTGGAGGAGTTCGTCACCGCGCAGTTGTTGGGCGTGAAGAACCCCAACCGCAACGCTTCCGCGGACTGA
- a CDS encoding RNA polymerase sigma factor: MSPGGVLDVGQQALASEALADPRRQEQALLVRLRSGDPEAFESLVHQHQDRLYDFCFRMVGDREEAHDLVQEIFVSVHQNVRRFREDSRLSTWLFRISKNHCLNRLKYLQRRGRGRSDVFDEVSAAAIAEGGGAPPQPDAALDAARERARVQRAISQLDPDARMLVALRDIEGLSYDEIVDITELPEGTVKSRLHRAREKLADLLGRFEP, from the coding sequence GTGTCACCGGGCGGAGTGCTCGACGTCGGACAGCAGGCCCTGGCCTCCGAGGCCCTGGCGGACCCGCGCCGCCAGGAACAGGCGCTGCTCGTCCGGCTGCGGAGCGGCGACCCGGAGGCCTTCGAGTCGCTGGTGCACCAGCACCAGGACCGCCTCTACGACTTCTGCTTCCGCATGGTGGGCGACCGCGAGGAGGCCCACGACCTGGTGCAGGAGATCTTCGTCAGCGTGCACCAGAACGTCCGCCGCTTCCGCGAGGACTCGCGCCTGTCCACGTGGCTGTTCCGCATCTCCAAGAACCACTGCCTCAACCGGCTGAAGTACCTGCAGCGCCGGGGGCGGGGCCGCTCGGACGTCTTCGACGAGGTGAGCGCCGCCGCCATCGCGGAGGGCGGGGGCGCGCCGCCGCAGCCAGACGCCGCCCTGGACGCGGCGCGTGAGCGGGCCCGGGTGCAGCGGGCCATTTCCCAACTGGACCCCGATGCGCGCATGCTGGTGGCGCTGCGAGACATCGAGGGCCTGAGCTACGACGAGATTGTCGACATCACCGAGCTGCCCGAGGGGACCGTGAAGAGCCGGCTCCACCGGGCACGCGAGAAGCTGGCGGACCTGCTGGGGCGCTTCGAACCATGA